A genome region from Brassica oleracea var. oleracea cultivar TO1000 chromosome C2, BOL, whole genome shotgun sequence includes the following:
- the LOC106325760 gene encoding 3-isopropylmalate dehydrogenase 2, chloroplastic-like, with the protein MSTALQIHASGIKLPVSLIPCTTKQISRASKRVGRIRCSATTPNKKYTIAVLPGDGIGTEVTPVAVEALRLAGSLEGIDFEFKEMLVGGAAYEATGVPFPEETLKASLESDAVYLGAVGITKKMPSSDHLPKHLRPEVGLMRIRRALGVYANLRPITVFPRLLEASSLKRSVTEEVDFMIIRELAGGLYYGKPRGFGINEKGEETGFCTEIYSSSEVDRVARIAFDMAMERRGKVCSVDKATVLESSRLWRKRVTIMSEEYPEVDLSHMLVDTSGMELIRYPKQFDVLLTSNVFGDILSDVAAMITGGIGMLPSACIGGPGPQLFEPVHGSAPDIEGEDVANPLAAVLTAVMVLRYGLKEEAVAKRIENAIFDTLNEGFRTRDIPTPGAKIVGCKKMGEEILKSLYVRVPSHQLN; encoded by the exons ATGTCGACAGCACTTCAGATCCACGCAAGCGGAATCAAATTACCGGTCTCACTTATTCCTTGTACTACCAAACAAATCTCTAGGGCTAGTAAACGTGTTGGTAGGATCAGATGCTCCGCCACCACACCAAATAAAAAGTACACCATTGCCGTCCTCCCCGGTGATGGCATCGGCACTGAAGTCACTCCAGTTGCCGTCGAAGCTCTCCGCCTCGCTGGCTCTCTCGAAG GAATTGATTTCGAGTTTAAGGAGATGTTGGTCGGTGGTGCCGCTTACGAGGCCACCGGAGTTCCGTTCCCGGAAGAAACCCTAAAAGCATCTCTTGAGTCCGACGCTGTTTACCTAGGAGCAGTTGGTATCACCAAAAAGAT GCCGTCGTCGGATCATCTACCGAAACATCTAAGGCCTGAAGTTGGCCTGATGCGTATCCGAAGAGCTCTCGGAGTATATGCTAATCTCAGACCCATCACCGTCTTTCCTCGG TTATTGGAAGCTTCCTCTTTGAAAAGGAGTGTGACGGAAGAGGTTGACTTTATGATCATAAGAGAGCTCGCTGGAG GTTTGTATTATGGAAAGCCAAGAGGCTTTGGAATCAACGAAAAGGGCGAGGAGACCGGTTTCTGCACCGAGATTTATTCCAGTAGCGAG GTTGATCGTGTCGCTCGAATTGCATTTGACATGGCAATGGAACGACGTGGCAAAGTCTGCTCAGTCGACAAAGCTACCGTCTTAGAA TCGTCGAGGTTGTGGAGGAAACGAGTGACGATTATGTCGGAAGAGTATCCAGAAGTTGATCTGTCGCATATGCTAGTGGACACATCTGGCATGGAGCTGATTCGGTACCCCAAACAA TTCGACGTACTCTTGACATCGAATGTCTTTGGAGATATCTTGTCGGATGTTGCAGCTATGATCACCGGCGGCATTGGAATGCTTCCCTCCGCCTGCATCGGAGGCCCG GGACCGCAACTCTTCGAACCTGTTCACGGTTCAGCTCCTGACATCGAGGGAGAG GACGTAGCAAATCCACTGGCTGCGGTTCTCACGGCCGTGATGGTTCTGAGGTATGGTTTGAAGGAAGAAGCGGTCGCAAAACGCATAGAAAATGCTATTTTTGATACCTTAAACGAAGGTTTCAGAACGCGTGATATTCCCACTCCCGGAGCC AAAATTGTGGGATGCAAGAAGATGGGTGAAGAAATATTGAAGTCGCTTTACGTCAGAGTTCCGTCGCATCAATTGAACTAG